In Trifolium pratense cultivar HEN17-A07 linkage group LG7, ARS_RC_1.1, whole genome shotgun sequence, a genomic segment contains:
- the LOC123897115 gene encoding pectate lyase-like encodes MARSLNIFLFFLCLAVITPTLTANELESEEFWKEERPEFDPYWEERSVEAKEFNHKAYFPDPFAVSGNLTASITEVIAGKNLRRNLRGNKGGGQCLATNPIDRCWRCDPNWADNRQKLADCVQGFGRNTRGGKGGPIYVVTDPSDDELMDPKPGTLRYAVTRNGPLWITFAHSMLITLQQELIMSSDKTIDGRGVDVFIANGAGITIQFVKNIIIHGIKVYDIQVREGGMIRDSETHYGFRTKSDGDGISIFGSSNIWIDHVSMRNCTDGLIDAIMGSTAITISNGHFTDHNEVMLFGANDNHKDDKIMQITLAFNHFGKRLVQRMPRARFGFVHCVNNDYTHWEMYAIGGSSNPTIISEGNRFIGPENKMVGKDLINSKEVTKREYTDESIWKNWQWRSINDEFLNGAYFIQSGPELKDRPFSRQDMITAKPGSYVGRLTRYAGNLRCIVGKPC; translated from the exons atggcgAGATCACTcaacattttcctattttttctttgtttggcAGTCATCACGCCTACATTGACTGCCAATGAATTAGAGAGTGAGGAATTTTGGAAGGAAGAAAGACCTGAGTTTGATCCATATTGGGAGGAAAGGTCTGTAGAAGCAAAAGAATTCAATCACAAAGCTTATTTCCCTGATCCTTTTGCAGTCTCTGGCAACCTAACTGCTTCTATTACAGA AGTCATTGCTGGAAAGAACTTAAGAAGGAACCTGAGGGGAAACAAAGGGGGAGGACAATGTCTGGCCACAAACCCCATTGATAGATGCTGGAGGTGTGACCCAAATTGGGCTGATAACCGCCAAAAACTAGCCGATTGTGTCCAAGGATTCGGCAGAAACACCCGTGGAGGTAAAGGCGGTCCAATCTACGTTGTCACCGATCCTTCTGACGATGAATTGATGGACCCCAAACCCGGCACACTCCGTTACGCAGTCACACGTAATGGACCCCTTTGGATCACATTCGCTCACAGCATGCTGATCACACTACAACAAGAACTTATCATGAGTAGTGATAAGACCATTGATGGTAGAGGAGTCGATGTTTTCATTGCCAATGGTGCTGGTATTACCATTCAATTTGTTAAGAATATTATCATCCATGGAATTAAGGTTTACGACATTCAAGTACGCGAAGGTGGTATGATTAGAGATTCTGAGACCCATTATGGTTTTAGGACTAAGAGTGATGGTGATGGTATTTCCATATTTGGTTCTAGTAATATTTGGATTGATCATGTTTCCATGAGAAATTGTACTGATGGTTTGATTGATGCAATCATGGGATCTACTGCTATTACCATTTCCAACGGTCACTTCACTGACCACAATGAG GTGATGCTTTTTGGTGCTAATGACAATCATAAAGATGACAAGATCATGCAAATCACATTAGCATTCAACCACTTTGGAAAGAGATTAGTACAAAGGATGCCAAGGGCAAGATTTGGTTTTGTCCATTGTGTTAACAATGACTACACTCATTGGGAAATGTATGCCATTGGTGGTAGCTCGAACCCTACAATTATCAGTGAGGGTAACAGATTCATTGGCCCAGAAAACAAAATGGTAGGTAAAGACCTTATTAATTCTAAAGAAGTAACAAAGAGAGAATACACTGATGAAAGTATATGGAAAAATTGGCAATGGAGATCAATAAACGATGAATTTTTGAACGGCGCTTACTTTATTCAATCTGGACCAGAGCTAAAGGACAGACCATTTTCAAGGCAAGACATGATAACAGCTAAACCAGGAAGTTATGTTGGAAGACTTACACGATATGCCGGAAACCTACGATGCATTGTGGGTAAACCTTGTTAA
- the LOC123897116 gene encoding pectate lyase-like — MNASELETEKFWKEERPEFDQYWEERSVEAKEFNQKAYFPDPFEVSGNLTASITEVIAGKNLRRNLRGNKGGGQCLATNPIDRCWRCDPNWADNRQKLADCVQGFGRNTRGGKGGPIYVVTDPSDDELMDPKPGTLRYAVTRNGPLWITFAHNMLITLQQELIMNSDKTIDGRGVDVYIANGAGITVQFVKNIIIHGIKIYNIQVREGGTIRDSETHYGLRTRSDGDGISIFGSSNIWIDHVSMKNCTDGLIDAIMGSTAITISNSHFTDHNEVMLFGANDNHKEDKIMQITLAFNHFGKRLVQRMPRARFGFVHCVNNDYTHWEMYAIGGSSNPTIISEGNRFIGPENKMVGKDLINSKEVTKREYTDESIWKSWQWRSINDEFLSDAYFIQSGPELKDRPFSRQDMITAKPGSYVGRLTRFAGNLQCIVGKPC, encoded by the exons ATGAATGCCAGTGAATTAGAGACTGAGAAATTTTGGAAGGAAGAAAGACCTGAGTTTGATCAATATTGGGAGGAAAGGTCTGTAGAAGCAAAAGAATTCAATCAAAAAGCTTATTTCCCTGATCCTTTCGAAGTCTCTGGCAACCTAACTGCTTCTATTACCGA AGTCATTGCTGGAAAGAACTTAAGAAGGAACCTGAGGGGAAACAAAGGGGGAGGACAATGTCTGGCCACAAACCCCATTGATAGATGCTGGAGGTGTGACCCAAATTGGGCTGATAACCGCCAGAAACTAGCCGATTGTGTCCAAGGGTTCGGCAGAAACACCCGTGGAGGTAAAGGCGGTCCAATTTACGTTGTCACCGATCCTTCTGACGATGAATTGATGGACCCCAAACCCGGCACACTCCGTTATGCAGTCACACGTAATGGACCCCTTTGGATCACATTCGCTCACAACATGCTTATCACACTACAACAAGAACTTATCATGAATAGTGACAAGACAATTGATGGTAGAGGAGTTGATGTTTACATTGCCAATGGTGCTGGTATTACTGTACAATTTGTTAAGAATATTATCATCCATGGAATTAAGATTTACAACATTCAAGTACGCGAAGGTGGTACGATTAGAGATTCTGAGACCCATTATGGTTTAAGGACTAGGAGTGATGGTGATGGTATTTCCATATTTGGTTCTAGTAATATTTGGATTGATCATGTCTCCATGAAAAATTGTACTGATGGTTTAATTGATGCAATCATGGGATCTACTGCTATTACCATTTCTAACAGTCACTTCACTGACCACAATGag GTTATGCTTTTTGGTGCTAATGACAATCATAAAGAAGACAAGATCATGCAAATCACATTAGCATTCAACCACTTTGGAAAAAGATTAGTACAAAGGATGCCAAGGGCAAGATTTGGTTTTGTCCATTGTGTTAACAATGACTACACTCATTGGGAAATGTATGCCATTGGTGGTAGCTCGAACCCTACAATTATCAGTGAGGGTAACAGATTCATTGGCCCAGAAAACAAAATGGTAGGTAAAGACCTTATTAATTCTAAAGAAGTAACAAAGAGAGAATACACCGATGAAAGTATATGGAAAAGCTGGCAATGGAGATCAATCAATGACGAATTTTTGAGCGATGCTTACTTTATTCAATCTGGACCAGAGCTAAAGGACAGACCATTTTCAAGGCAAGACATGATAACAGCTAAACCAGGAAGTTATGTTGGAAGACTTACACGATTTGCCGGAAACCTACAATGCATTGTGGGTAAACCTTGTTAG